The genomic window TTCTATAATCTTCATTTTCTCTTGTGATACAATATCCAACTCAATAATATACTTGTTTGTAAAGCGCGTCTACATAATACAAAATATAGTTCATGGTCTTTTTTGTAAAACACACTATTTCTTTACGAGGAACTTTCTATattagatatttattttttttaccttcAATTCAGCAAATATATCTTCATAGCTCTTCCTAGATGCACATGTCACAAAAATATACCTAAATTTCTTCTCGTACATTGATCCCTATTCATGAAGTACTTACAAATTTGAATTTAACGTAACAAATATTATTGCAGAAAATTTGTTAGCATATATCaacttaaaatatatattattcaaaTATAGTTTAACACAAGTTTAAGGGTATGACTAAGGATCAAACCTGCACGGTAGATTCGTTCGCTATTTTCAAGTATTAGTTGAAACAAGAGTGTCCTGATATAGCCTCCAATCAAACACCTAACATTCACTTTATGAAACCATATGTCTCTAGCAATAGAAATTTCATGTTCCAATGAAGAGAATGGAGAGACTATAGCCATTTATTTAGTGAATGTTATTCTTGCACAACATGATGAAAAGTCCTTCATTTTCATTTGCCCTGTTACACCATCATTTTATGTACAATAATATTTATTGGTCATAACAATATTAAAATTGATAATAATTATTAGAGATCATGATTATCATAGCAATGAAAttaagaacaacaacaataataacaaaattAATACTTCATTGTAAACTaacttttttttagaaaaaaacatATAAAGAAATGGGAAACTGCTTTTATTCATTAAAACTAACAAATCAGTAAATACTTAATTGAAATATGAAAATATAGATCGTAATATAACCAGCAAACTACATATACCATTAAGATTATTAAACTTATTAATCATACAAAGATCTTTTTTAAATTACGTTGACTTTTTTTCTATTTCCATTTTGCAACATCATCGATATTTTCAGAAGCCACTACAAAAAAGACGCTAAATTGCAGGGGTTTTTTTCGGTTTTGCGAGGGTTTTTGACCCTGCAAAAAGTGTTATGTCAGTTCAGAAAATTGACGCAGTTATGTGTCCTGCTATTTGATTGCGGGAGTTTTTTAAGAAACCACTGTTATCTAGTATATATTGCGACGGTTTTTGACCCCCGCAATTTGGTAAgccagaatttaaaaaaaaaattgcaggAGTTTGAAACCCCACAAAAAAATGTGacccaatattaaaaaaaagaagcCAGAACAGATTCGAACATTCATAATACCAAACAAGCTAATTAAATACATCTATTTTAAAACAATCTTCTGCTATGCCATTCTCACAAAATTAGTCATAAAGTTTACATTGAGATCAAAGGATTGATGAAAAAATGAAACCAATTTAATCAAATATAGTATAGCATTGCCAATTTGGTTGTTACTAGTAGTTCCTGCACAAAAAGAAATATACAAATGGGCATTAATATCCTTGGCGAAAAATTtaacaattaattaaaattatgaaCATGATGTCCTGTGAAGTTAACAATTTAAATTAGCATTGAACCATGAAGACACTTTTAAATAAGAAATATGGCTATATACCGCCTTTCTAAAACATTGTCCTATGAAGTTGGTTTTGTACCATCAATGAGTAAAAGATGGTGAAATTCACTTATAAACATGCAGATTATATAATTGAATTATAAGTTGAGGTTGTGCCACAAAAATATCACAAACAATTTAAACCTAAAATGGTGATTCTAGGAAATTGCAAGATCAGAAATAAAACATCTAACTTGCATTAGCCAGGAATTTCTATAATTTTAAGTTCTTTCACAACCATGTTTTTCTTCAAGTTAGTATCATTTGATTTCTACAAAATACTAGTCACAAGTGACAAGTGCATGGATTTCCATGAAATAGTTTCAAGTTCATATCGCGCTATTTGCACATATGACAAGTCTATAGCAACCATGCCATGAACTACTTTCCACCTAGTTCACACAATTGAATAGAGTTGTTCCACCATAGCTTGCATTTGTTGAATCAATACCTTTGATGTCAATATTATGACTCTCCTAATTGTTACACGAGTTAATATAAGATACAGGAATCACATAAGCACATATAGATATATTTCCTTCCTTTTTATCCTTTTGAATTTTGGTTCATCTATATTTCAGAAAACAATAATTGGGACAAAAGTGGCAAAGGATAGGGCCATAGGGAGTGCTGCTACAAGCTTCTATGTTTGTAAAAATCAACATAagttaatatttaaatattataagaAGAAAGGTCTACAATCTTTTAAAGTGAGTCCCCATTAGTATGCTGTTTGTTTCCTATGGTCGACACTCAAACCCAAAATAGagaataggatagagataccTCAAAGAGTTGCATAAGGAAGGTTCATAATGGATTTGCTTTTATCACTGACAGTTTCACTACCAACTTCCATGCATCCAATTTGTTTCGTATCAATCTTATACTTTTGAAGAAGCGAGGATACAGTTGTCAAGCTGCAGTTCAACAGcccaaaagaaaagcaataagaataacattagaaaataaaataaaatcactgTAAGTCAACTATCAAGTAGCATTGGCCGGTTCACAAAGTAGCATTGGTCAACTATCAAAGCTGAAACAAGCAACACCCCCTTTGATGTACAAATACTTAACTTTCACCTCATCTATGTTTATGTATATCAAATATTATCACCCTAAACATGTTAAATTTGTGATTGATTTCTTTTAATCGAATTCTcttaattatgtattattcataTTTATGCAACACAAACACCtcaatatatataaaagaaattcctagttaataaaatttatttgcttCTTAGAATCTCATTACAACGTATTATGCTCTAACCAAACTATTAAAGAAATTTAAGACAAATAATAAATAGGATTGATATATAGGATATGAAAATGAAAAATTGGTAAGTGACCTCATAGAGATAACATCTTCAACCTCAGGACAGAATTCCAAGCAATCTTGTCCAAGTCCAATAGTGTATTTCCCTTTGCTGGCCCAATTGTGAGCCTCCAAAGCTTCCTGCATCAGAATCAGTCAACAACCCACAAATAAAAACCGTTAAAAATTGGAACTTTATCTTGAAATATCAAGGATTGCCACATTCTTTGGATCCGAAGAAGCCAtggaaattaatttaaaaataaataccaGCAAGTAATTAGCAGAAGCAGAATGGAACAGAGCAGAACACAATTACGTCTTGAATCGACACATCAATGTGCTTGAATAGACAGAGTTGATCTTCGAAGGGCAAAGAGCCAAAAAGTGAAAGCCCTAGGCGGCTAGGGTTTGGCTTATAGAAACTCATAATAAACCCATCAGAATAAACTCAAAAATAGAAAAACATCATAATAAACCAAGAATTGAAAGCCAaaaaccaaaatcataaatcaaGAACCCAAAATAAATGTTATTACATGAAGTATCTCCATCTGAAACTAAGATCTATTGATCAGAGACAGAAACTGACGAGGAGGAGGCGATAAGGACGCAAAAGACCAACAAGGAAGAGATGACAGGACGCGACGGGCCGGCAAGGAAGAGGCAACGAGACTGGAGTCGGGGATGTCAAGGCTGGAGGTTGAGGGTAGAGGCTAGAAAAACTGACAAAGAGCTGAGACTAGGTCAACGAGGATGGGGATTGAGACCAAGGATAGATGGTGACctgagaagaagagagggagaataGAACTGGGGAAAGTGATGAGAACGGTTTTACAGTTTTGCGggaatgagaattggatttgcgggatgtaaaaaataaaaaaagaaagagaaagagtgaaattggtgaagagttttaaAGTAATAAGATTTTAATTTTGGGAGTTTTGTAACTCCTTTTATTTGAGATTAAAATTTGTTGTAAATTAGGAACCAAAAGCACAGAAGAAAAAATCTGGTTTTCTTATCTAATTTGAGGGAGTTTTTTAAAACCTCTATTATAAAACTCCTATAAAACTATGTTTTTTTTGTAGTGAGCATTGTCTCTGGGTTCTTCTATAGCATCATCCCTTATTAACTGTAATTCTCCAATATCACCTGCCGCTAACATGTTCAACCCTAgctatgaaaaaaaaaaccaactttagctttttttattctcttctcCTATGTCATACAAGTCTCGTGGTTTCACATGAATCACCACAGTCCATTCTTTAAATACTTCACCATCTACATAGTATACAAGATGAGCCTCTGATGCCAATATGTACGGTTCATGGTCTTCTCAATCACCGGTGTGTATTCTTGACCAACGTTGGAAATAAATGTTCCATCAGAATGTGACAATCATAACTTTTCAATCCAGATAACTTACGCTATCGCAAGTCAACACAATGCGTAATATTGCTGGGGTAACCATCTGGAAAGATAACTTTTTTTAGAGTCTTTAGAAATATATCCTTCTATGAACTTGACATGGTAAATATGATAGAAGGATATTCTCCATCTGCAAGTAAATCATAAAATCCCTCGCTGCGCGACTTGgcccattatataaattcaaaaatttttgttCATCATCGTCAACATGTTCATCTATTGTGGTGTTATCACTCCCGTGTTGCATTGAGAAATCGAATGCCTCATTTACCATTTGGGTCATTGGATTTAGTTGGAATATTGGATTCTCAATTATACCCTTGAACCTTGTGCGCTCGTCACAAGGTTTCTCACCATGACGAATCTAGATAGTGTATCCATGGGGAAAAGGCCTTATGAATAGGTGGTCAAACGCATCTTCTCTTGTTTgcataagttagaacccatactTTGGACATGGATATTTTATCATGCCATCTGACGATGCATTAGCAAATGCAAAGTCTAAGAAATTGTTCAATCCTTGCTTATATTCTGCACTATCTCGTGCCTCTAAAATTCAGCTCTTATCCATATCTaatataaagtaaaaatattttatagcAATTAACAATTACATACC from Arachis ipaensis cultivar K30076 chromosome B09, Araip1.1, whole genome shotgun sequence includes these protein-coding regions:
- the LOC107619732 gene encoding hydroxymethylglutaryl-CoA synthase-like produces the protein MEILHEALEAHNWASKGKYTIGLGQDCLEFCPEVEDVISMSLTTVSSLLQKYKIDTKQIGCMEVGSETVSDKSKSIMNLPYATL